GCGGACGTTGTTCTTCACGTTCCTCGGCCTGCTGGCGGTCGTCGGCACGATGGCGGATGCCCGTCCGGCGCTCCTGGCCGAGCCCGCGCCGGTCGGCGCCACGTCGGTGGCCGCGGCGCTGCGCGCGGGCCAGCGAGGGCGCGGGCGGATGGGTGGGGCGCGGCGGCCGGGCAGCGCGCCGACCGGCGGCGGCGGGGCATCCTCCCCGGCGCACGACTGGTTGGCGGCGGCGATGCTTCTCCTCGTCACGCTCTGCACGCTGGCCTTCGACTTCATCGTTCGCGCGCCGGCCGGCGACAAGATCTGGATCCTGCTCTGGCTCCTCTCGCTGTCGTGGCTCCTCGGCGGGCTCGTCGTCGGCAGCGAGGCGGCGACGCTCCGTGGCGCCGGAGGGCGCGGGATGTGGTCGTTCATCGGCGTGACGCTGGCGGTCTATCTCGGCTACATCTTCGTTCATCGGAGCGTCCTCGGGAGCGCCGCCACCGCCGCGCCGGGCATGAACACGAGCGTCGTGCTGCTCCTGCTCTACTACGGCATGCTGCTCGCCCTTCTCGTCGCCTGGGCGGCGATCCTCAGCCGCGAGCTGCCCGTCGAGGACGAGCGCCAGGCCGCCACGCACCGCCATCGCCCGGTCTACCTCTATCCGCTGGCCGCCATCGCGGCGCTCATCCTCGTCTTCCGCACGAACGTCGACGTCGTCCGGGCCGACATCTGGTACAAGAACGCTTTCCAGGGCGAGCACGAGCGCGCCACGGGCCAGGTGAACGGCGGCCAGTGGGACGAGGCCGACCAGAGCTTCCAGTCCGCCGTCGCGATCTACGACCGGGCGATCGACCTCGCGCCGCACGAGGACTACTACTTTCTCTTCAAGGGCAAGGCGCTCCTCGAGCGGGCGGACGCCAAGGCGAACCGCGTCGCGAACCAGATGGCGCTCGAGGGACGCGGCCCCGGCGACGACGAGTACGCCGATCCCGAGATCGGCCTGGACGCCCAGGGTCGCGACCAGGCGTTCGAGGAGGCGCTGGACGTCCTGCTGACGGCATACAGGATGTCGCCGTTGAACACGGACCACTCCGCCAACCTCGGCCGCGCCTATCAGATCTGGGGCGATCGCACGTTCAAGCCGGACCTGCGCTCGCAGCGGCTGGCGGAGAGCGTGAAGTGGTTCGAGGGCGACGGCGCCGACATCCCGGGGGCGATCAAGCTCACGCCGACGAACGCCGGCCTGCTGCGCGAGCTGGCGACGACGTACTACCTGGACGGTCAGGACGAGAAGGCGCTGGCCACGATCGACCGCGCGATCGCTGTCGATCCGAGCTACACGGCGCCGCTGCGCCTCCGCGCCACGATCGCGGTCGAGCGCGCCACCGCCAAGGTCCGCACGGACAAGGCGGCCGCCAGGCCCGACTTCGAGGCGGCGCAGAAGGACTACGAGGCCTACCTCGAAAGCCGCGACGGACGCGGCGACCCGACGGCGTGGTCCGGGCTCGCCCTCGTCCGCGCCCAACTGGGCGACGCGGACGGCGCGCGCGAAGCGAACCTCAAGGTGCTCGAGCTCGCCCCCGGCGACCTCGACACGCTGCGCAACCTGGCGATCCTCGAACGCGACGCCGGGAACATCCCGGCCGCGTGCGAGTTCGCGACACAGGGTCTGGCGTCCAACCCGTCCGACGGCGGCCTGCAACAGCTCGCCGCCACGCTCGGCTGCCCGATGGAGGGGGATGACGCCGGCGGCGCCGGTTCCGACGGTGCAGCCGGCGAAGGGGCAGGTCTCGGCGACAGCAGCGGCGTGACGGAGACCGCGCCGGCAGCTCCCTGACCGGCGCACACACCCCACGATGCTCACCCCGACGCTGCTCGTCTTCGCCCTGGCGCTCGGCGTCTCGTCCATCGCGACGCCGGCGCTCCGCCGCGCCGCGCCGCGGATGGGCTGGATCGATGTGCCGGCCGGCCGGAAGGCGCACGGCGAGCCGACGCCGCTGCTCGGCGGCCTGGCGATCATCGCCGCCGTCATCGGCGCGCTGGCGCTGACGGGCGATCCGGGCGCCGCGACGCAGCTCGCAGGCATCCTGGCCGGCGCGACGATCGTCGGCGTCGTCGGCGCGGCGGACGATCGGCGGCCGCTGCCGCCCGCGGTCAAGCTGGCGGGGCAGGCGATCGCCGTTGGCGTGCTCGTCACCAGCGGCGTCCGGACGCAGCTCGTCGGCGTGACGGCGGGCGATCTGGCGCTGACGGCGGTGTGGATGCTCGTCGTGACGAACGCGATGAACTTCCAAGACAACATGGACGGGCTCGCCGGCGGCCTGGCGTGCATCGCGGCGGCGTGGTTCGTGCTCCTGGCGGTGGCGAACGGCCAGTTCCTCGTGGCGCCGCTGGCTGCCGCGATCGTCGGCGCGTCCCTCGGGTTCCTGCTCTACAACTTCAACCCGGCGACGATCTTCATGGGCGACGCCGGCAGCCAGTTCCTGGGCTTCACGCTGGCCGCGCTCGGTCTCAAGCTCCGCTTCCCGGACCAGATCCCGTCCGTGACGTGGCTCGTCCCGCCGCTCGTGCTGGCGCCGATGCTGTTCGATCTGGCCCTCGTGACGGTCTCCCGGATCCGCCGGCGCGTGAACCCGTTCACGACCGCCGGCCGCGACCACCTGTCCCACCGCCTGCTGGCGCTCGGCGCGACGACGCGCGAGGTGGCGCTGGCGCTCTACCTTGTGGCGTGCGCCGCCGGCGGCCTGGCGCTGCTCACGAGCTACGCCTCACGCGCCGAAGCGATGGCCATGCTGCTGGCCGTCGTCGCCGTGGCATCGTACGCGCTGTGGTGGCTCGAGCTGCGCCGCGGTGCGCCGCGCGCCGCGGGAATGGCCGATGGGAGACCAGCCGAGTGAACGCCGCTTCCAACGAGAGGGCCGGCGACGCCGGCGACGCGATCGCCCGCTCGGCTTCCGGTGAAGAGGCGACCGCGGCGCACGCGGCGCTGCTGCTGGCCCGCATCGCCGACCGGACGGCGCGGATCGGGGTCGTCGGCCAGGGCTACGTCGGGCTGCCGCTGGCGGTGGCGCTGGCCGAGCAGGGCTTCCCGGTCCTCGGCATCGACGTCAGCGAGGCGCGTGTGGCGACGATCAACACCGGCCGGAGCCCGATCGGCGACGTGTCGGACGCGCGGCTCAGCGCCCTCGTCGCCGCCGGCCGCTTCCGCGCGACGACGGACGCCCAGGGTGCGGCGGACTGCGATGTCCGGTTCGTGTGCGTCCCGACGCCGTTCGACCGGAACAAGACGCCCGACCTGACCTACGTCCACGCTGCGGCCGACGGGATCGCCGCCACGCTCCGGCCCGGCCAGCTCGTCGTCCTGCAGAGCACGACGTACCCCGGCACGACGGACGAGGCGGTGCGGCCGCGGCTGGAGCAGGGCGGGCTGGCCGCCGGGCGCGACTTCTTCCTGGCCTTCGTCCCGGAACGGATCGATCCGGGCGATCCAGAGCACACGGTCGAGACGACGCCGAAGGTCGTCGGCGGGATGACGGCGCACTGCACGGCGGTGACCACGGCCGTCCTGGCGACGCTCGGGGCCACGGTGATGGCGGTGTCCTCGCCGCGCGTGGCCGAGCTGACGAAGCTGCTCGAGAACGTCTTCCGCGCCGTGAACATCGCCCTCGTGAACGAGCTGGCGGTGCTGTGCGAGCAGATGGGGATCGACGTCTGGGAGGTCATCGGCGCGGCCGCCACCAAGCCGTTCGGGTTCATGCCGTTCTGGCCGGGCCCGGGCGTCGGCGGGCACTGCATCCCGGTCGACCCGTGGTACCTCAGCTGGAAGGCGCGCGAGTACGACTTCCCGACGCGCTTCATCGAGCTGGCGGCCGAGGTGAACCAGCGGATGCCGGCGCACGTCGTCGATCTCGTCGTGGGGGCGCTCAGCGGCGACGGGAAGCCGCTCGCCGGCGCCGACGTCCTCGTCATCGGCGTCGCCTTCAAGCCGAACGTCGCCGACCCGCGCCTGGCGCCGGCCGAGCGCGTGATCGCCCTCCTCCTGGCCGGCGGCGCGCGTGTCCGCTACCACGATCCCCACATCGCCCGCTTCCACGTGGGCGGCGACGTCTTCCTGCCCGAGCCGACAACCCTCGATTCCGAGCCGCTCACGGACGACGGCCTCGCCGCCGCCGACACCGTCGTCCTCCTCGTCGCCCACCGCGCCGTCGACATCGGCCGGATCACGCGCCATGCACGGCTGGTGGTGGACGCGTGCAATGCCACGGCGGGGCACGTCGGGGGGGCGCGGGTGGTGCGGCTGGGGGCGCCGGCACCGGGTCCTTGACGGCGTTCGATTGAGGAAGGACGGCCACGGGGGGCCGCCCTTACACTTGCGCCGGGCGGGCCCGGTTCATATCATCGCCCCCTGTTGTCGTCCCGCCCATCGTGCGCCCGCCGCCGGGGCATCCCAGGAGCTTCGCCATGCCAAGGCCCACCCGCCGCACCCGCTTCACCGAACGCGCGCGGCCGTCCCGCGAGGCGGCGCGCCGCGACGAGGGCGAGGCGGCCGAGATCGGCGGCTGGACGAACCCGGCGGTGGTGCTGGCGCTGTTCGGTCTGGTGATGAGCGCCATCTTCACGATCCACATGATCAGCACGGCTGAACCGGCGACGCCGGCGACGGCCGCCGACGCGGCGGCGACGGCGGCGGCCGAGGCAGCGGCGATCACCGACACGCTGGGCATCACGGACACGCTCGGCCTCGACGACACCGCCGGCCTGACGAACACGCTGAGCCTCACGGACACGTTGGGGCTGACGGACACCGTCGGGATCACGAGCACGCTGCCCCTGACGGGCACCGGCGCCCTCACCGACACGGGCGCGCCATAGCCGGCCGGGCGGCGCCCAACCGAACGCAGCGGCGCGCCGTTCGGGCGCGGCCGTCGTCGCGGGGTGTGCCGGGCGCGGCGGCGATCGTGACCGCGGCCTTGCTGGCCGCCGCGACGGCGTGCTCCGGCGGGGGCGGCTTGGCGCCGCTCGAGCGCACGGACACCGCGCCGGCGGCGCCGGCCGAGCGCGACGGATACTACGCGGCGGGGCCAAAGGACCAGCAGCTCGATCCCGCCAACCACAGCTACTTCGCGACGGTGGCGACAGCCGACGGCGACATCGAGTTCGAGCTCTGGCCGGCCCTCGCGCCGCAGAACGTGAACGCGTTCGTCTTCCTGGCCCGCGCCGGCTTCTACGACGGCCTGCCCTTCCACCGCGTCATCGCCGACTTCGTCGTACAGGGCGGCGATCCACTGGGCACCGGCCTCGGCGGCCCCGGTTTCGGCCTGCCCGCCGAGCTGCACGCCGACGACCCCGTCCCGATGCGCGCCGGCGCCGTGGCGATGGCGCGCGTCAGCTCGCTGCCCAACTCGGCCGGCAGCCAGTTCTTCATCGTCACCGGCGACGGCCAGCCGGTGCAGAATCTGACCGGCTTGTACACCGTCATCGGCTGGGTGACGGACGGGCTGGAGGCGGCGCGCGCGGTGGCGCAGGGAGACGTGATGCGGTCGGTGACGGTGACCGCAAAGGGAGTGGGGGCGAGCGAGGTGTCGGCGGATGGGGTGCGGGGGGACGTCCGCTAGCGGCCGAAGTACCCTCCGGATGAGGAGCACGCCATGTCGGACTGGCTCACCCTTGGCCTAGGCGTCGTCGCGGCCGGCATCGGCGGCGAGCTGTTCGTGCGCGGGTCCGTCGGGATCGCGGCGTGGTGGCGCGTGCCGGCCGGGATCATTGGGCTGACGATCGCCGCGTTCGCCACCTCCAGCCCGGAGCTCGCCGTCTCCGTCATCGCCACCTTGAACGGCGATGCGTCCGTTGCGCTGGGCAACGCGCTCGGCAGCAACGTGGTGAACATCGGCCTCGTCCTCGGCATTGCCGCCTACCTCGCGCCGATCGGCGTGCCGGCCGATATCGTGCGGCGCGACTTCCCGCTGGCGGTGCTGGCACCGATCGTCACGGCGGCCCTGGCGCTCGACGGGCGGCTGTCGCGGTTGGACGGCGTCGTGCTGCTCGCGATGTTTGCCGCGTGGCTCTACTTCGCGGTCGTGACCGCGCTGCGCCACCGGGCCGACGCCACGTCGGCCGTGCTGGGCGAACGCCGGCACGGGCGCGCGCTGGCCGAGGCCGCCGCGGGCCTGGCGATCCTGTTCCTCGCCGGTCGCTGGATCGTGGCCGGCGCGGGCGGGATCGCCGCCGCCTTCGGCCTCCACCCGTTCGTCGTCGGGGCGACGATCGTGGCCGCCGGGACGTCCGTGCCGGAGCTGGCGACGGTCCTCGTCGCGCGCTGGCGGAAGCACGACGAGGTCGGGCTGGGCACGGTGCTCGGCAGCAACCTGTTCAACGGGCTGTTCATCATCGGGCTCACGATCCTGATCCGCCCGGTGGACGTGCGGCTGGCCGAGATCGGGTCGAGCGTGATCTTCGGCGCCCTGCTCGTCGGCCTCGTCCGGCCCGGCCGCGGCGGCGCGCTCGACCGGCGCCGCGGCGCGCTCCTGCTCGTGCTCTACGCGGCGTACGTCCTCGTCGTCGCGCAGGCCGCCGGCGCCCCGTAGCGCGAGCTGCCCCGGCGGGGTCGATGGCGAGCGGTGCCCGCTGACATCGC
Above is a window of Candidatus Avedoeria danica DNA encoding:
- a CDS encoding nucleotide sugar dehydrogenase — its product is MARSASGEEATAAHAALLLARIADRTARIGVVGQGYVGLPLAVALAEQGFPVLGIDVSEARVATINTGRSPIGDVSDARLSALVAAGRFRATTDAQGAADCDVRFVCVPTPFDRNKTPDLTYVHAAADGIAATLRPGQLVVLQSTTYPGTTDEAVRPRLEQGGLAAGRDFFLAFVPERIDPGDPEHTVETTPKVVGGMTAHCTAVTTAVLATLGATVMAVSSPRVAELTKLLENVFRAVNIALVNELAVLCEQMGIDVWEVIGAAATKPFGFMPFWPGPGVGGHCIPVDPWYLSWKAREYDFPTRFIELAAEVNQRMPAHVVDLVVGALSGDGKPLAGADVLVIGVAFKPNVADPRLAPAERVIALLLAGGARVRYHDPHIARFHVGGDVFLPEPTTLDSEPLTDDGLAAADTVVLLVAHRAVDIGRITRHARLVVDACNATAGHVGGARVVRLGAPAPGP
- a CDS encoding peptidylprolyl isomerase, whose protein sequence is MAPLERTDTAPAAPAERDGYYAAGPKDQQLDPANHSYFATVATADGDIEFELWPALAPQNVNAFVFLARAGFYDGLPFHRVIADFVVQGGDPLGTGLGGPGFGLPAELHADDPVPMRAGAVAMARVSSLPNSAGSQFFIVTGDGQPVQNLTGLYTVIGWVTDGLEAARAVAQGDVMRSVTVTAKGVGASEVSADGVRGDVR
- a CDS encoding calcium/sodium antiporter is translated as MSDWLTLGLGVVAAGIGGELFVRGSVGIAAWWRVPAGIIGLTIAAFATSSPELAVSVIATLNGDASVALGNALGSNVVNIGLVLGIAAYLAPIGVPADIVRRDFPLAVLAPIVTAALALDGRLSRLDGVVLLAMFAAWLYFAVVTALRHRADATSAVLGERRHGRALAEAAAGLAILFLAGRWIVAGAGGIAAAFGLHPFVVGATIVAAGTSVPELATVLVARWRKHDEVGLGTVLGSNLFNGLFIIGLTILIRPVDVRLAEIGSSVIFGALLVGLVRPGRGGALDRRRGALLLVLYAAYVLVVAQAAGAP
- a CDS encoding undecaprenyl/decaprenyl-phosphate alpha-N-acetylglucosaminyl 1-phosphate transferase, whose amino-acid sequence is MLTPTLLVFALALGVSSIATPALRRAAPRMGWIDVPAGRKAHGEPTPLLGGLAIIAAVIGALALTGDPGAATQLAGILAGATIVGVVGAADDRRPLPPAVKLAGQAIAVGVLVTSGVRTQLVGVTAGDLALTAVWMLVVTNAMNFQDNMDGLAGGLACIAAAWFVLLAVANGQFLVAPLAAAIVGASLGFLLYNFNPATIFMGDAGSQFLGFTLAALGLKLRFPDQIPSVTWLVPPLVLAPMLFDLALVTVSRIRRRVNPFTTAGRDHLSHRLLALGATTREVALALYLVACAAGGLALLTSYASRAEAMAMLLAVVAVASYALWWLELRRGAPRAAGMADGRPAE
- a CDS encoding O-antigen ligase family protein, translated to MGSRIGNFAARLVETGWLAAVMVVPIFFDVWSSRVFEPDKLTLLRSLALLILAAAFVVWGQSGMPMPTLARIRAWLATPLVAPVVAMTAAIALSTALSRLPALSVWGSYNRLQGLYTWSAYVVLFGAIVLFLRDRAQLERLVLAIILPSLPIALYAVVQRFGQDPMPWLGNVTRRVASTMGNSIFVAAYLIMVVPLTWVRLVQAYRRLEADESTAAVLRLAGYIVMAVVQILAIVLSQSRGPFLGLLAGLALTLLLLLGTHRRALRALLAVGAVLAAFLIVFNLPGSPLAPLRDVPYIGRLGQILQTESGTGKVRVLIWGGAKDLFLSDPTRMIIGHGPETMHIVYNPFYPAELGSLESRNASPDRSHNETWDTLVQTGALGLLAYLFLYASVFYVALRALGLIAGAADRNRFLLAWFGGGAALAGAFVALEGVAWFGVALPLGMVVGLGLFVVYRVVFTSWTPPDDPTRRLLLIGILGGIVAHFVEIHFGIAIAATRTLFFTFLGLLAVVGTMADARPALLAEPAPVGATSVAAALRAGQRGRGRMGGARRPGSAPTGGGGASSPAHDWLAAAMLLLVTLCTLAFDFIVRAPAGDKIWILLWLLSLSWLLGGLVVGSEAATLRGAGGRGMWSFIGVTLAVYLGYIFVHRSVLGSAATAAPGMNTSVVLLLLYYGMLLALLVAWAAILSRELPVEDERQAATHRHRPVYLYPLAAIAALILVFRTNVDVVRADIWYKNAFQGEHERATGQVNGGQWDEADQSFQSAVAIYDRAIDLAPHEDYYFLFKGKALLERADAKANRVANQMALEGRGPGDDEYADPEIGLDAQGRDQAFEEALDVLLTAYRMSPLNTDHSANLGRAYQIWGDRTFKPDLRSQRLAESVKWFEGDGADIPGAIKLTPTNAGLLRELATTYYLDGQDEKALATIDRAIAVDPSYTAPLRLRATIAVERATAKVRTDKAAARPDFEAAQKDYEAYLESRDGRGDPTAWSGLALVRAQLGDADGAREANLKVLELAPGDLDTLRNLAILERDAGNIPAACEFATQGLASNPSDGGLQQLAATLGCPMEGDDAGGAGSDGAAGEGAGLGDSSGVTETAPAAP